One Apteryx mantelli isolate bAptMan1 chromosome Z, bAptMan1.hap1, whole genome shotgun sequence genomic window, CTGCAGCAGCCCAGGTTTTCAGCAGCTTAAATTTTTGTGGAACCACATCCTTAGTCATTCATGTGAAATAattttcacagaaccacagaatcacagaatggttgaggttggaagggacctctggagatcatctagtccaacccccctgctcaaacagggtcacatagagcacgTTGACCAGGATCATGTACAGGCGGctcctgaatatctccaaggatgaagactccacaacctctctgggcaacctgttccagtgagcATTCACCCTCATGGCAAAAAACTTTTGTCTTAGATTCAGACAaaacttcctctgtttcagtttgtgcccattgcctcacatcctgttgctgggcaccactgaaaagagtctggtcccatcctctcgacaccctcccttcagatacttgtacacattgataagatcccccctcagtcttctcttctccaggctgaacaggcccagctctctcagcctttcctcataagagagatgctccagtcccctaatcatctttgtagcccttcgctggacttgctccagtagtgccacatccctcttgtactggggagcccagaactgaacacagtactccagatgtggcctcaccagggctgagtagagggggagaatcacctccctcgacctgctggcaacactcttcttcatgcaccccaggagaccattggccttcttggccacaagggcacattgctgcctcatgcttaacttggtgtccaccagcactcccaggtccttctcggcagagctgctctccagcaggtcaacccccagcctgtcctggtgccgggggttgttcctccccaggggcaggaccctgcacttgcctttgttgaacttcatgagcttcctctctgcccgcctctccagcctgttgagatccctctcagtgacagcacagccctttgctgtagcagccactcctcccagttttgtatcatcagccaatttgctgagggtgcgctctgtcccttcatccaggttagtaatgaataagctgaacagtactggacccagtattggaccctgggggacactgctagctacaggcctccaactagacttcatgccactgatcacaaccctctgagcctgacagtatagccagttttcaatccacctcactgtctgctcatctaccctgcacttcctgagcttgtctatgaggatgttatgggagacagcgtcaaaagccttcctaGAGTTAGGGTtaaacaacacccactgctctcccctcttctATCCAGCCAGTctttccatcatagaaggctatcaaccAGGTTGGTGAGGCATGATTTCCCGTTTCTGAatccacgctgactactcctgatcaccttcttatcattcatgtgcttggagatggcctccaggatgagctgctccatcacctttccagggatgcaggtgacgctgactggcctgtagttgcctgggtcctccttcttgccctttttgaaggctgcagtgacactggctttcttccagttctcaggcacctctcctgatctccacgacctttcaaagatgattgagtgGCCTTACAATGACATTGGTCTGCTCCtgcagcactcatgggtgcatcccatcagggcccatggacttgtggatgtccagtttgcttaagtgttccctaacctgatcctcctccaccaagggaaagtcttcctttctccagactttctccctcgTCTCCAGCACCCAGCCAAcatgagggctggtcttagcagtaaagactaaagcaaagaaggcattcagtatctctgccttctctgtatccttggtcaccaggacacccaccccattcagtagCAGGCTCACGTTCTCcgtagtcttccttttgttgctgatgtatttaaagaagcccttcctgttgtccttgacatcccttgccaggtttaattccaaatgggccttagccttccttgtcacatccctgcatactctgacaacgttcctatattcctcccaaatgATCAGTCCCactttccaccttctgtacacttccttcttctgtttgaaatttgccaggagctccttgctcatccatgcaggtctcctgcccctttgcttgacttcttattcACAGGGATGCtccaatcttgagcttggaggaagtgatgtttgaatattaaccagctctcttgaacactccttccttctagggccctcacccatgggattcctccaagtaggtccctgaagcagccaaagtttgctctcctgaagtctagggttgcgatcctacttggtgccttgctgcctcctcgcaggatcctgaactccaccatctcatggtcactgcagccaaggcagcccccaaccttcacatcttcaaccactccttctttatttgttagtacgaggtccagcagcacacctctccttgttggctcctccaccacctgtgtcaagaagttgtcaccaatgctctgcaggaacctccgggactgcttgtgcctagctgtgttgtctttccagcagatatcagggtggttgaagtcccccatgagaaccagggcctgggatcgtgaggctacttccagctgtctgtagaaggcctcatcgccttcctcatcctgatcaggtggcctgtagtaaacacccacaacagtgtcacccatgctagcctgccctttgatccttacccataagctctcgactcgctcttcatccacccctaggcacagctcaatacattccagttgctctctcacataaagagcaactccaccacctcgctttcctggcctgtctttcctaaaaagcacgtagccatccatgacagcactccagtcatgcgagctatcccaccatgtctctgtaactgcaatgagatcagggccctgcaactgcacacagatttctaattcttcctgtttatttcccatgctgcatgcattggtgtacaggcatttcagagaggttttGTTCCTTAGTGTTATCATACATTGGTTTTAACAAGTTTTTATAGACCTTAGGtacaagacaagaagaaaacgTGTGGTTTTACGCCATGAAAGGCTTTGAATCAAGTCAGTCACATCTACTTGATAAGATGCTGCTGTGAGCAGAAGCTGGTGCCCTGTTTGCAGAATCAGGACTTCTGTTACTAAACTTCAGAATCCAGCAATTGCTCATGCTCACTAACGTAGTATACTATTTTAAACAACATATTGATAAGAATGGTTTCCACCAACCAAAAAAAACTGTAATAAAGATTTACACCCTAGActctcccagctctgctttcacTGCCAGTCTCACATCAGAGAGTTGAAAGAACAGTCAAGGAGCCTTAATGCATAAAAGAACAATCCCTTTTCCTAATCACAAGCCCTGGTGGCTTCTTGCGTATAAACTCTACTGCAGAACTGACAGAATTACAGGCTAATAAATACAATCAGGAAAAATACTGaatgaaaagaaatgtggaatgAAACATATTCTTCTGTCAAAATTTGATGTTAAAGGCATAAAGACTCAAGATACAAATACAGAACATATCATATGTCATTGCCTCACTACAGTTGAGCAGATATTTTCTAGATTCCTGATTTCCTGAAGGCTGTGTGGAGCCATTAGTGATTATCTAGTTTGGCAGTTTTGTATAGCATAACCTGTAGAGATTTGCCCAGTTGTTCCTGCTGCAAGCCCATAATTTTTGGTTGAACTGGAGCATATGTTTAAAAGAGGCCTCTAGAGCTGATTTAAAGACTTCAAGTGATGCAGAACCACTGAGTCCCTAGGAACATTGTTCCAGTGGTTACCTGCCCTCAGGGTTAAACATTCACATTTCTGGATAGAATTTGTTTGGCTTTAGCTTGTGAACGTTTATGGAAGACTTCCATCCCAAAGGGtttcaaagcatttcaaacaTATTGAAATGCATttacacagaagactgaattccaCCTGTTCTTTAAATGCAGACACTTTGAGTGGGAAACATCACCTTTTTCCCCAAACCCAACAGCTGTATCCAGCACTTGACCTAAAAACTCAGAATACAGCCACAGCTGACACATCATGATTAAGGTAGATTTAAGAAAACAGAATGCACTTAAGAAGCTCACAAGTATAACAGAGCTAACATAACACTTCTAAGCCTGCAGAAAAGCACCCTGGATGCAGAAATTAACAGCTCTTATCAGGAACTTAATATTGACCCTTATCCAAAAGATAATACAACTCCAGCTGCTGGCTGAACTTTTGCAACACATGACAGCTTTAATCCCACGACATTTCTGGTACTCTCACTGCATCCTGCAGTGAGGAACCTTTCCTCAAAGGTTTCCCATCGAAAGACTGAGCCTGTCTGCGATGTGAGTTGTCAGCCCAAGATGGCATGTTTAGAGTGACAGCTTCACATCTGATATCCTAGCTCTGGGCAGCAAAGGGGCATAATTAATGAAGGTGCGATCCAGAATAGTCTTTAGACAATAATTTGTACGTTTTGTACACGTCTGATGGAAGGGTCTAATAAGGCCAGCTCTCAGACTTCGTTTTGCAAGTGTTACTTTTACCTACAATTTCATGGCATGCAATTCATCTAACCAGGCTGTTATAAAATTGTCTTCATGGAAGTAGTATGAATTCCTGATATGGCTAATAATAATGTATGCCACTAGATCTCTGTCTTAGTATCTCAGAAGGAGATATCTCAATTAAAGAGCAGGAGTtaggtgggaaaaagaaaaacaaacacagataaCCAAACAatgaatgtgttttcttttttggtgtTATGCTTTTTATTTACAACTGATCCAGAAGAAGCCAGCACCTGGAGTGGAGATTATTTTTAAGATCCTTCTAATTataaaatgaattattatttttaaaggagattACAAACAAAATCAAGCTATCATTCATAGCTCACTGAGGCGCTGCGGTTTGAATCCCTTCCCAAGAAGGCTGCTTCCACTGTCTTTTTTCTTCAATGTCTATCCGCTGAGCATTCACCCTTGAAAACAGGTAGAAAGAATTTGTGACCAATTTCATCAGTTCCCTTAAACACAAAACCTGGTGGCTCTTTGTACGAAGCCAGGCATCTAGCAGTGCCCTTTGGTGTGTAACTGGTAGTGTAGGTGGTTTTCGCCTCTAGGGGAGTCCAAGGCCTGAGGCCTGGCCAGCGAGGCTTGCAGCTCTTGGTGATGGAGAGTGGATGAGGTGTGTAGTGGGTCTGAAAGGTGGTTGAGTAGTCTGTCGGCTCTGCTGGGCAAGTCAGGTCGGGAGCAGGAATGATAGGTTTTGTTCGCTTGCACTGCCAGGGCTTATAGTCTTCCTTCACTGTAGAAGAGCTGGTAAATGGTTCAGTACTTTTTTTAAACTGGACCAAAGACCGACACATCCTGGCTGGCTGGCCATTTGGATGCGTGTAATGTAACTGAGTAGTGGTGTGGAGGTCCATTTTCTCCACAGGAGGAACGTATACAGCAGGTTTTATGGTGAATAATGGAGGCAGTGGCCAAGTTTGGTATTTTTCCTGAAACTCTGTTGTAGAGGAAAATGGAAGATCATGATGAGGCTTTGCCTGGTATGGTTTTGCCAGCTTGGCTGGCTGACCAGCCAGCCCCTTGTAAGATATTTTGTGGGTAGTGAGGCCATCAAATGGGACCTCACTGGCCTTGTATTTCTCATATTTATGGACGTAGGGTTTCTCCAGAGGATGTAGCACATAATCCACTTTATAATTTGTTATAGTCTCAAAGGGATCCTTGCTTTTCTGGGCCAGATTCACAGGTTTGCGGCTTTTAGTGGCAACTGGCTCCCTGTAGAGATAGTCATCCTGGACACTGGTTCTGtaatcaaacttttcttctgatgGGTGATAAGTATCATCCGGTCTGATCATCTCTCTCTTTGGTTCATTCCATAGCACATAGTCACCTGAAACATAAGAGGAATCCTATCTGAGAGCTCAGTTGAAAGCACAGGTTCTTTGGTGAGTTTAGGCATAAAACATGTTATGTTCTGATTATTACACTGGCTCCTTAAATATTTGTTGGTGTTGCTATGGTTGCCAAATCCTGTTGGTATCCTACTGAAAGACACACTGTAGAAAAAATGTTCTGCAAGAGAGTGCTAACCCCAGGAAAGCTTAGCATCTATAACAAAAAGACATCAAATGTCATGAAAAAAAGTTCTGCACTCACTTGCTACCTACAGAGATGGTGAAATGCAATGTGGGGAGATCAGTTACACATTTGACATCTGGCAAATAAGATTTTTGTAGGTAGCTATGACTAAGTAAAATTATCTGTCTGCTGTTCCACCCCTAAAGACAGAGCTGCAGGGTAGCCCTTCCTCTTTGTACCTTCTCATATGATGATGACCTGCTTTCTTGGCTGTAAAGATGGGTTGCTGCCAGCCATTGGCTGAGTTCAGTATTTTGCAGTTCATCTGAGTGACAGCAACCTGTGCTGTGACATTTCCTCTGCTCTTGGCTTTGCTCTCTGCCATACTCCTGCTACCAGCACAAGCAGGAACCCAGAGAAAGCTTTTAACTCTGTGTGCAATTCTTCATTATTAATAACATTATGACAGAGCCTGCCAACCTGAAGCATTGTTTACATCACAGATGGTTCCTGCTCCAGAAATCTTACTATCTAAATTCACAACTAAGAAAACTCTGAgaagcattttcaaaacattcaCATCCTCCTTTCTCTGTACGGTAGCGCAGGAAAGGAGGTGatgagagttaaaagatttgcaCTCAGTCACACTAGAAGTCTATGGCAAAGCTGCCTAACTCTCAGACCAGTGCTGCAGCCACAAGCCCAACTTTTTTTACTTCCCAGTAATCTTGTGCAACTTCCCCCTGGAGACCATTATGGTTACTAGTAGGAAGTTGAAATGAAACAGTCTTGGAGCTAacccaagtctttttttttccttttccctcctttcaACCACATTGGGAGTCATGAGGCAAATAAGCTTCCAGCTGACTCTGCACAGGAAGGAAGTCTGGATTTCAAAGTACTAGAGAGTAAATGATGCAATTAGGTATCAGGATATTTGAACTCTCCAATCCAAACAGTGTTATTCTTGTTGAATGGCTGTGGCTATAGTACTGCACAAACACAATTATACATAGGATGTGTCCATTAGAATGTGAAGTTgacaaataaaaatgtcatttttttcccccaattaggTGTCCATTTAAAATCCTTCTGGTTTAGATCAGGTCCCTTTGCCTTGGCACAAAGTAGCAGCCAAGATGAGCCCACACAGCCAAGGACTCCTTTGCAAGGTGGCAATAAGAAAGAAGAGGCCTGCAAGCCTGGGAGGGGTTCTGTGTGCTATGTCTAAAATCCTtaccccactgaagtcaatggaaactcTTCCAGCACTGTTGGGGCCAAGACTTTGATGCTGCACAAGCAGAAGGACTGCCTCTTGTGGATACGTGCACTTGGACAGAGTGCTGCCTTCAGACCGATGATTGGTTTAGTTAGCCAAGATCATGGACAGGCATGTGTACAAAACCACAGAATAGCTGGGATGGAAGGgccctctggagatcgtctagtccaacccccctgctcaaacagggtcacatagagcacgTTGACCAGGATCATGTACAGGCGGctcctgaatatctccaaggatgaagactccataacctctctgggcaacctgttccagtgagcATTCACCCTCATGGCAAAAAACTTTTGTCTTAGATTCAGACAaaacttcctctgtttcagtttgtgcccattgcctcacatcctgttgctgggcaccactgaaaagagtctggtcccatcctctcgacaccctcccttcagatacttgtacacattgataagatcccccctcagccttctcttctccaggctgaacaggcccagctctctcagcctttcctcataagagagatgctccagtcccctaaccatctttgtagcccttcactgcacctgctccagtagtgccacatccctcttgtactggggagcccagaactggacgcagtactccagatggggcctcaccagggctgaggagaggggcaggatcacctccctcgacctgctggcaacactcttcctgatgcaccccaggagaccattggccttcttggccacaaggccatattgctgcctcatgcttaacttggtgtccaccagcactcccaggtccttctcggcagagctgctctccagcaggtcaacccccagcctgtcctggtgccgggggttattcctccccaggggcaggaccctgcacttgcctttgttgaacttcatgagcttcctctctgcccgcctctccagcctgttgagatccctctcagtgacagcacagccctttgctgtagcagccactcctcccagttttgtatcatcagccaatttgctgagggtgcgctctgtcccttcatccaggttagtaatgaataagctgaacagtactggacccagtattggaccctgggggacactgctagctacaggcctccaactagacttcatgccactgatcacaaccctctgagcctgacagtatagccagttttcaatccacctcactgtctgctcatctaccctgcacttcctgagcttgtctatgaggatgttatgggagacagcgtcaaaagccttcctaGAGTTAGGGTtaaacaacacccactgctctcccctcttctATCCAGCCAGTctttccatcatagaaggctatcaaccAGGTTGGTGAGGCATGATTTCCCGTTTCTGAatccacgctgactactcctgatcaccttcttatcattcatgtgcttggagatggcctccaggatgagctgctccatcacctttccagggatgcaggtgacgctgactggcctgtagttgcctgggtcctccttcttgccctttttgaaggctgcagtgacactggctttcttccagttctcaggcacctctcctgatctccacgacctttcaaagatgattgagtgGCCTTACAATGACATTGGTCTGCTCCtgcagcactcatgggtgcatcccatcagggcccatggacttgtggatgtccagtttgcttaagtgttccctaacctgatcctcctccaccaagggaaagtcttcctttctccagactttctccctcgTCTCCAGCACCCAGCCAAcatgagggctggtcttagcagtaaagactaaagcaaagaaggcattcagtatctctgccttctctgtatccttggtcaccaggacacccaccccattcagtagCAGGCTCACGTTCTCcgtagtcttccttttgttgctgatgtatttaaagaagcccttcctg contains:
- the SAXO1 gene encoding stabilizer of axonemal microtubules 1, which encodes MIRPDDTYHPSEEKFDYRTSVQDDYLYREPVATKSRKPVNLAQKSKDPFETITNYKVDYVLHPLEKPYVHKYEKYKASEVPFDGLTTHKISYKGLAGQPAKLAKPYQAKPHHDLPFSSTTEFQEKYQTWPLPPLFTIKPAVYVPPVEKMDLHTTTQLHYTHPNGQPARMCRSLVQFKKSTEPFTSSSTVKEDYKPWQCKRTKPIIPAPDLTCPAEPTDYSTTFQTHYTPHPLSITKSCKPRWPGLRPWTPLEAKTTYTTSYTPKGTARCLASYKEPPGFVFKGTDEIGHKFFLPVFKGECSADRH